The following coding sequences are from one Nitrospira sp. CR1.1 window:
- a CDS encoding PAS domain S-box protein, with protein MRQRVSLQSLFTLSVLAVGMFSGTVGLAYAYWHARQSLQSTVGITFQEIARQSADKAALLLAGEIEWVQRLAALPDIRASVERSLTPAQTALRVERWREEQHRYFHALAIIRADGHLVGGRVSDSAREFYSRQPWWTTVVQKGRSWAGPLTLDEEGKGYWEVAVPIGERDKPVRGALKVVIGTNRILSSILGSRLGRTGHMMLLDEQGAVLACSALAPNLHTPLPESVTQERTGVPTARWAQVARDSHGGQGGIIGMAPVVLPAEVAQAPVWSILVQQDPAETFEPLSALLGKLGAFWIGASVFVLWLRWRLGRRIVRPLGALIQRINRMGDGERPAPLPVPSSDHLCGIEEIDRIAASFDDLAQRLELASQAKAQYVRRIEQANVDLATSEEHYRLLWDHSIDTKILVDPLGVIQAMNGRGELTLGRPASTVVHRRVVELVAEAEQVRLQAQLDCVRQSGAEVSAGEMRVPLPIPGGELTMDVDCVPVKKAGRIESIMVQLRDLTEQKQLEQQLLRSERLASLSQFASMFAHDIRNPLAGIKKTLEWLAGRPEMGQDLPRRCLEDLRFTTDLLLGMINDMLDVYQEHYSGLPLSRSPVATGMLLQETLRLFRFEAEAQGVRFVVRRPSEEVWVWGDGRRLQRVLINLLHNALKYSPSQGTITLTLLVDESPMQRAASAAEPSPGSMVTIRIEDEGPGIAPDDVSHVFEMFFRKKDGQDYRIGRGLGLHFCRLVVEAHGGRITAGNRPAGGAVLTVALPVRQEQSCLSPS; from the coding sequence ATGCGCCAGCGGGTCAGTCTTCAGAGTTTGTTCACCCTGTCAGTGCTTGCCGTGGGAATGTTCTCCGGCACTGTAGGCCTCGCCTATGCCTACTGGCACGCCAGACAATCCCTTCAGTCCACCGTGGGGATCACTTTCCAAGAAATAGCCCGTCAAAGCGCCGACAAGGCTGCCTTATTGCTTGCCGGAGAAATTGAATGGGTGCAGCGGCTTGCCGCGCTTCCCGATATCCGGGCATCCGTGGAACGATCGTTGACGCCTGCGCAGACGGCTCTCCGGGTCGAGCGATGGCGCGAAGAACAGCATCGATATTTCCATGCCCTGGCAATTATTCGGGCGGACGGGCACCTGGTCGGCGGCCGGGTGAGTGATTCCGCGCGAGAGTTCTATAGCCGGCAGCCTTGGTGGACGACGGTCGTGCAGAAGGGGCGCTCCTGGGCAGGCCCGCTGACGCTGGATGAGGAAGGGAAGGGTTACTGGGAAGTCGCGGTGCCGATTGGCGAGCGGGATAAGCCGGTTCGTGGAGCTCTCAAAGTCGTCATCGGGACGAACCGCATCTTGTCCTCGATCCTGGGCAGCCGTCTCGGCCGGACAGGCCACATGATGCTGTTGGATGAGCAGGGAGCGGTCCTGGCCTGCTCCGCGCTTGCGCCCAACCTTCATACGCCTCTTCCGGAGAGTGTCACGCAGGAGAGGACCGGGGTCCCTACCGCACGATGGGCTCAGGTAGCCAGGGATAGTCACGGTGGGCAGGGGGGCATCATCGGGATGGCCCCTGTCGTGCTTCCGGCGGAGGTGGCGCAGGCGCCGGTCTGGTCCATCCTGGTGCAGCAGGATCCGGCGGAGACATTTGAACCATTGTCTGCCCTGCTCGGGAAGCTTGGGGCATTCTGGATCGGGGCGAGTGTGTTTGTGTTGTGGCTGCGCTGGCGGCTGGGGCGGCGGATTGTGCGCCCTCTGGGGGCGTTGATTCAGCGCATCAACCGGATGGGCGATGGTGAGCGCCCCGCCCCCCTTCCGGTGCCGTCGTCCGACCATCTGTGTGGAATTGAAGAGATCGACAGGATCGCCGCAAGTTTCGACGATCTGGCTCAGCGTCTGGAGCTGGCGTCGCAAGCGAAGGCACAATATGTTCGTCGGATCGAGCAGGCTAATGTCGACCTGGCGACCTCCGAAGAACACTATCGGCTGCTGTGGGATCACTCGATCGATACCAAAATTCTGGTCGATCCCCTCGGGGTGATCCAGGCCATGAATGGACGCGGCGAGCTGACGCTCGGCCGGCCGGCCTCAACCGTCGTACACCGTCGGGTCGTCGAGCTCGTGGCCGAGGCCGAACAAGTCCGTCTGCAGGCACAGTTGGATTGTGTGCGGCAAAGCGGCGCGGAAGTGTCGGCGGGCGAGATGCGCGTGCCCCTGCCCATCCCGGGAGGTGAGCTGACGATGGACGTTGATTGCGTGCCGGTCAAGAAGGCCGGCCGCATTGAATCGATCATGGTGCAGCTCCGTGACCTGACCGAGCAGAAACAGCTTGAGCAGCAATTGCTCCGATCCGAACGCCTTGCGTCGTTGAGTCAATTCGCCTCGATGTTTGCGCACGATATCCGGAATCCCCTGGCAGGGATCAAGAAAACGCTGGAATGGCTCGCCGGTCGCCCGGAGATGGGGCAAGACTTGCCGCGTCGCTGCCTCGAGGATTTGCGTTTCACGACCGACCTGCTCCTCGGCATGATCAACGACATGCTGGACGTGTATCAGGAACACTATTCGGGACTTCCGCTGAGCCGGTCGCCGGTGGCGACGGGCATGCTTCTGCAAGAGACGTTGCGGCTCTTTCGTTTCGAAGCAGAGGCGCAGGGCGTGCGGTTCGTGGTACGCAGGCCGTCGGAGGAAGTGTGGGTGTGGGGGGACGGGCGGCGGCTGCAACGGGTCTTGATCAATCTGCTGCATAACGCCCTCAAGTACTCGCCGTCGCAGGGCACCATCACCTTGACCCTGCTGGTGGATGAGTCGCCGATGCAACGCGCGGCGTCCGCCGCAGAGCCGTCTCCCGGCTCCATGGTGACGATCCGGATCGAGGATGAGGGGCCGGGCATCGCCCCGGATGATGTGTCGCACGTGTTCGAGATGTTTTTCCGGAAGAAGGACGGACAGGATTATCGGATCGGGCGCGGCCTTGGATTACATTTTTGTCGGCTCGTGGTCGAGGCCCATGGCGGGCGTATCACCGCCGGCAATCGTCCTGCGGGCGGAGCCGTTCTGACGGTCGCGTTGCCGGTCAGACAGGAGCAGTCATGCCTATCTCCATCCTGA
- a CDS encoding SUMF1/EgtB/PvdO family nonheme iron enzyme, giving the protein MKILLVLVALFLGTVDRGEANERSPLPVEKPAGSGVIVHHDGYVLTAHHVVANAKRITIVTPGEFRAPAVLVSVDAEHDLALLKVETVGLSEAPLGYAGAVKLDQEVIAVGFQFGLRETTITRGHVAAVRTRGVQRVFQVDAAVNPGNSGGAVFNRQGEVVGILTTKFTHPSGIVPEGMAFAVPISYATPLLANIPDFDFSAIGKVRKEIKKGKGTSDPVPDMARTAVRIETIRMSDTPAAPSRSATMPPAAEALRSGQASVARAAAPPVRSTEAAPAAGEDSIARVNVQLEADQQETVKRLLEQGLTPPAGMVLIPAGEFLMGMEDGLPDARPLHRLYLSSYWIDQQGVTNAQYRACVDGGSCLPPKVRAAFDDPQLDQHPVTDVTWMQARTYCQWGGKRLPTEAEWEKAARGIDGRRYPWGNSDEVIQKSRGALTDGKASANGVEPVGVPLASRSPYGVSGMIGLVSEWVKDWYAEDFYRTSPARDPQGPLRGTFRVLRGGSWMERPLELRAGYRGWDEMTYWGPTLGFRCANDAP; this is encoded by the coding sequence ATGAAGATTCTTCTGGTCCTAGTCGCCCTCTTCCTGGGCACCGTTGATCGTGGGGAGGCCAACGAGCGGTCACCGCTGCCGGTGGAGAAACCGGCTGGCAGCGGCGTGATCGTCCACCACGATGGCTATGTGCTGACAGCGCATCATGTGGTCGCCAACGCCAAACGGATTACGATCGTCACGCCGGGAGAATTTCGGGCCCCCGCTGTGCTCGTCAGTGTGGATGCGGAGCATGACCTCGCCCTCCTGAAGGTGGAGACCGTCGGACTATCCGAAGCGCCGCTTGGGTATGCCGGTGCCGTGAAACTGGATCAGGAGGTGATTGCCGTCGGGTTTCAGTTCGGGTTGCGCGAAACCACCATCACCAGAGGCCATGTGGCCGCGGTGCGTACCAGGGGCGTGCAACGGGTGTTTCAAGTGGACGCGGCGGTGAACCCGGGCAACAGCGGCGGAGCGGTCTTCAATCGGCAGGGGGAAGTCGTCGGAATTCTCACCACGAAATTTACGCATCCCTCAGGAATCGTGCCGGAAGGCATGGCGTTCGCCGTCCCCATCAGTTATGCCACGCCCTTGCTGGCCAACATTCCGGATTTTGATTTTTCGGCGATCGGCAAAGTTAGAAAAGAGATCAAGAAGGGAAAAGGCACCAGCGATCCCGTTCCGGACATGGCGCGGACAGCCGTACGGATCGAGACCATTCGCATGTCTGACACGCCGGCTGCGCCGAGCCGGTCTGCCACGATGCCTCCGGCTGCGGAGGCGCTGCGAAGTGGGCAGGCGTCGGTGGCCCGCGCGGCCGCACCGCCTGTTCGTTCGACTGAGGCCGCTCCGGCGGCCGGTGAGGATTCTATCGCTCGGGTCAATGTCCAGCTTGAGGCGGACCAGCAGGAGACGGTGAAACGGCTCTTGGAGCAAGGCCTGACGCCCCCTGCCGGAATGGTGCTGATCCCGGCAGGCGAATTTCTCATGGGGATGGAGGATGGCCTGCCCGATGCGCGCCCCCTGCATCGCCTCTATCTCAGCTCCTACTGGATCGATCAGCAGGGGGTGACAAACGCACAGTATCGAGCCTGTGTGGACGGAGGGAGCTGCCTCCCGCCGAAAGTGCGCGCGGCCTTCGATGATCCCCAGCTCGATCAACATCCCGTGACCGATGTCACCTGGATGCAGGCGAGAACCTATTGCCAATGGGGCGGGAAACGGTTGCCCACAGAGGCCGAATGGGAGAAAGCCGCGCGCGGCATCGACGGAAGGCGGTACCCCTGGGGGAACAGCGACGAGGTGATCCAGAAAAGCCGGGGGGCGCTGACGGATGGAAAGGCTTCCGCGAACGGCGTCGAGCCGGTGGGCGTGCCGCTGGCCTCCCGTTCACCCTATGGCGTGTCCGGCATGATCGGTCTGGTCTCGGAATGGGTGAAGGATTGGTATGCGGAGGATTTTTACCGCACCTCGCCGGCCCGTGACCCGCAAGGGCCCCTGCGGGGAACCTTTCGAGTCTTGCGGGGTGGCAGCTGGATGGAGCGTCCGCTGGAATTGCGCGCCGGCTACCGGGGATGGGATGAAATGACCTATTGGGGCCCGACGTTGGGGTTTCGTTGCGCGAATGACGCGCCGTAG
- a CDS encoding endonuclease MutS2, with protein MMQSEKLHFEACKVLEWAKLLDLVASYAQSTVGAEHCRSMELERDVTQARIRQEETSDMLRLRTGVDPFPVLRFPNVTEWLGRVAKGACLEAHELRDIALVLELIVDVQRYLLRHQADAPTVSAMAAQLGPVQEYRRLTVALNGAIDPDGSIRESASPELHRLIQRANDLKQQMRHRLEQILHSRRYEEVLQERYFAQREGRYVVPIKAEMQGRMPGIVHDVSSSGATLFLEPRELVDLNNSIKVVDLDVEREVRRILRELSALVAPHQPALAGSVALLGRLDAISAKAGLSQRLQASPPRLNDQGRILLAHARHPFLVVSKDQVVPNDLAFDEAVRVLIISGPNTGGKTVILKLLGLFSLMVRCGLHLPCAPESEMAIFSSVYADIGDAQDLARDLSSFSAHITQMVQLLSEVSDGAGGGQDSTPVPPARALVLLDEPVTSTDPAEGAALASALLCRLAAAGVKVVATTHYSLLKGLAQDRPGFANASVEFNLDTLSPTYRLIQGQPGGSAAIEIAGRLGMDQSLLEDARARLQGDNRLLETLLRDLQDKQRRLNDDLTAATAARQAAEQASRESQELLTFLQESERDERQGLKKKLSQEFQRARAAVQATMDDLKRDQKLLKAKEAKARLIELEQAVRREVEESEEPIPVDQLSVGDAVEVVGLGMTGTLLENPQGKKRVRLKVGEGEILAHVASLAGIQRNRQPQAPGPVKTSAASPRRTSQTLSSEDIQETLDVRGQAADDALDVVVAGLDRAILGGSPFVRIIHGHGTGRLRSALRDYLKASPYVMAFRPGDRAEGGDGVTIVELR; from the coding sequence TCCTTTTCCCGTCCTGCGATTTCCAAACGTGACGGAGTGGCTCGGGCGGGTGGCGAAGGGCGCCTGTTTGGAGGCGCATGAGCTGCGAGACATCGCACTGGTGTTGGAATTGATCGTGGACGTCCAACGATACCTGCTGCGGCATCAGGCCGACGCTCCGACGGTCAGTGCCATGGCCGCTCAGCTCGGACCGGTTCAGGAATACCGTCGGTTGACCGTCGCGCTGAACGGTGCCATCGATCCCGATGGGTCCATACGGGAATCGGCCAGCCCGGAATTGCATCGGTTGATCCAGCGGGCCAATGACCTCAAACAGCAGATGCGGCACCGGCTCGAACAGATTCTCCATTCGCGTCGATATGAAGAAGTCTTGCAGGAACGATATTTCGCCCAGCGGGAAGGGCGATACGTGGTCCCGATTAAGGCCGAGATGCAGGGGCGAATGCCCGGCATCGTGCACGACGTGTCGTCCAGCGGCGCCACGCTCTTTTTGGAACCCCGGGAACTCGTAGATCTCAATAACTCCATCAAGGTGGTGGACCTGGATGTCGAACGCGAGGTGCGCAGGATCCTTCGGGAACTGTCGGCGCTGGTGGCGCCTCATCAACCGGCGCTGGCCGGGAGTGTGGCCCTGCTCGGTCGGCTGGACGCCATTTCGGCGAAGGCAGGTCTCAGTCAACGTCTACAGGCCTCGCCGCCGCGCCTCAATGACCAGGGACGCATTCTCCTCGCGCACGCGCGCCACCCGTTTCTGGTGGTGAGCAAGGACCAGGTGGTGCCGAATGATCTCGCGTTTGATGAAGCGGTGCGGGTCCTCATCATTTCGGGCCCCAACACGGGCGGGAAGACCGTCATCTTGAAGTTGCTGGGATTGTTCTCGCTGATGGTCCGTTGTGGCCTGCATCTTCCCTGTGCTCCTGAGTCGGAGATGGCGATCTTTTCGTCGGTGTATGCGGACATCGGTGATGCGCAGGATCTGGCGAGGGATCTGTCCAGTTTTTCGGCCCACATTACACAAATGGTGCAGCTCCTGAGCGAAGTGTCGGATGGCGCGGGGGGCGGGCAGGACAGCACGCCGGTGCCTCCTGCTCGAGCCCTGGTGTTGCTGGATGAACCGGTGACCTCCACGGATCCGGCCGAAGGGGCAGCGCTCGCGAGTGCGTTGTTGTGCCGGCTGGCGGCTGCGGGGGTGAAAGTCGTGGCCACCACCCACTACAGCCTGTTGAAAGGCCTGGCCCAGGACCGGCCGGGCTTCGCCAATGCCAGCGTGGAATTTAACCTCGATACTCTTTCACCGACCTATCGCTTGATTCAAGGCCAACCAGGCGGCTCGGCGGCGATTGAAATTGCAGGACGTCTCGGGATGGATCAGTCGCTCCTGGAGGATGCTCGCGCCCGATTGCAGGGAGACAACCGCTTGCTGGAGACGCTGCTCAGGGACTTGCAGGACAAACAACGACGACTCAACGACGACCTGACGGCTGCGACGGCGGCCCGGCAGGCTGCGGAACAGGCGTCTCGCGAGTCGCAGGAGTTGCTGACGTTCCTACAGGAATCCGAACGGGATGAGCGACAGGGGTTGAAGAAAAAGTTGTCTCAGGAGTTTCAGCGCGCCAGGGCCGCAGTGCAGGCGACGATGGACGACCTGAAGCGCGATCAAAAATTGCTCAAGGCCAAGGAGGCCAAAGCCCGGTTGATCGAATTGGAACAGGCGGTCCGGCGCGAGGTCGAAGAATCAGAAGAACCGATTCCCGTCGATCAGCTGTCCGTCGGAGACGCGGTCGAGGTGGTCGGGTTGGGTATGACCGGAACGTTGCTGGAGAATCCCCAAGGCAAAAAGCGCGTGCGTCTGAAAGTCGGTGAGGGGGAAATCCTGGCTCATGTGGCGAGTCTGGCAGGAATCCAGAGGAATCGTCAGCCACAGGCCCCGGGACCTGTCAAAACGAGCGCCGCTTCACCGAGGCGAACCAGCCAGACGCTGTCATCCGAGGACATCCAGGAGACGCTGGACGTGCGCGGTCAGGCAGCTGACGATGCATTGGACGTGGTAGTGGCCGGTCTCGATCGCGCCATTCTCGGCGGGAGCCCCTTTGTCCGCATCATCCATGGGCATGGGACCGGCCGGTTGAGAAGCGCTTTGCGGGACTACTTGAAGGCCTCTCCCTACGTGATGGCCTTCAGACCGGGCGACCGCGCAGAAGGGGGCGATGGGGTGACGATTGTGGAGTTGCGATAA
- a CDS encoding DUF3365 domain-containing protein, producing MTCAAVRLRRAAAHGFLQPATRTHQGQSMRRRLLWMVACLVAGGGLNAIQPTSGFEQPERSSIPFHTVLELEQTARLLAVLLDSGRAVVNDNQILLDGSHGQGLTPEAFERQLLDMFRGRAGIDLHELDNATLAPRTKRLLRALVETSRQVIADVRRELDPHATGFKGFIPAAFGARVSARFTDQTGVRLKQTSLAPRNPANRPDAYERGALEAFADAAYPRETVISEMAANSSSFRLMFPLYATRHCLDCHGEPKGVVDRMGYPREGLVLGQNAGAISVLLPVKP from the coding sequence ATGACGTGCGCTGCTGTCCGGCTGAGACGGGCGGCAGCGCACGGTTTCCTACAGCCCGCAACGCGAACGCATCAGGGGCAATCCATGCGACGTCGTCTGCTGTGGATGGTGGCGTGTCTGGTCGCAGGAGGGGGGCTGAACGCCATTCAGCCGACTTCGGGGTTCGAACAACCCGAACGTTCTTCAATTCCATTCCATACGGTGCTTGAACTCGAACAGACTGCCCGTCTGCTCGCCGTGCTCCTCGACTCCGGCCGTGCGGTGGTCAATGACAATCAGATCCTCTTGGATGGATCACACGGCCAAGGCCTCACGCCGGAAGCTTTCGAACGACAACTCCTGGATATGTTCCGGGGCCGGGCCGGAATCGACTTGCATGAGTTGGACAACGCGACGCTAGCCCCGCGGACGAAACGGCTGCTTCGTGCATTGGTCGAGACCAGCAGGCAGGTGATCGCCGATGTCCGCCGGGAGCTCGATCCCCACGCCACCGGATTCAAGGGGTTCATTCCCGCGGCGTTCGGGGCGCGGGTGTCTGCCCGGTTCACCGATCAAACCGGCGTGCGCCTGAAGCAAACCTCGCTGGCCCCGCGGAACCCTGCCAACCGTCCGGACGCCTACGAACGGGGCGCCTTGGAAGCATTTGCCGATGCCGCCTATCCTCGGGAAACCGTCATCAGCGAGATGGCGGCCAACAGCTCGTCATTCCGCTTGATGTTTCCGTTGTATGCGACGAGGCATTGTCTGGATTGTCATGGTGAACCCAAAGGGGTGGTCGACCGCATGGGCTACCCGCGGGAAGGCCTCGTCCTCGGACAAAATGCCGGGGCGATCAGTGTACTACTGCCGGTCAAACCATGA
- a CDS encoding response regulator translates to MPISILIAEDQRLFRQSLRMLLEHEPDIVVVGEAMDGRQAFDLAVEKKPDIVLMDVDMPRLDGITATRLIRACVSDCRVLMLSVHDDDARIVAAVRAGACGYILKDADHEEFLRIIRATFLNKPVRSAYMPDGFAKKAVALAGQQGESDSGGLSLLTDREREILACAAAGRSNKEIADQLCVSLDTVKTHLHHAYQKLKVNGRVEAVLVYLGNG, encoded by the coding sequence ATGCCTATCTCCATCCTGATCGCCGAGGATCAACGGTTGTTTCGGCAGAGTTTGCGGATGTTGCTCGAGCATGAGCCGGACATTGTGGTGGTAGGGGAGGCCATGGACGGCCGGCAGGCGTTCGACCTCGCCGTGGAGAAAAAGCCCGACATCGTGCTGATGGATGTCGACATGCCGCGGCTGGACGGCATCACGGCCACCCGATTGATCCGCGCTTGTGTGTCGGACTGCCGGGTGTTGATGCTGTCCGTGCACGACGACGATGCCCGTATCGTCGCAGCCGTGCGGGCGGGAGCCTGCGGGTACATTCTAAAAGACGCCGACCATGAGGAGTTCCTGCGGATCATCCGCGCAACCTTCCTGAATAAGCCCGTGCGTTCGGCCTACATGCCGGACGGGTTTGCCAAAAAAGCTGTGGCCCTGGCGGGCCAACAAGGGGAGTCGGATTCCGGCGGGCTGTCCTTGCTGACCGATAGGGAACGAGAAATTCTCGCTTGTGCCGCGGCCGGGCGCAGTAATAAAGAAATCGCCGATCAACTCTGCGTGTCCCTCGATACCGTGAAAACTCATCTCCATCATGCCTATCAAAAGTTGAAGGTCAACGGGCGTGTTGAGGCCGTGCTCGTGTATCTCGGGAACGGCTGA